One part of the Sulfolobus tengchongensis genome encodes these proteins:
- a CDS encoding N-glycosylase/DNA lyase, with the protein MLRSLVQDPKVRVRVLERVEEFKLNNSADEKVWFRELVLCLLTANSSFISAFKALTCLGDKIYYGTEDEIRSILKSCKYRFYNLKAKYIIMARQDVYGKLKREIKPIADFDQQLAREILLKIKGIGMKEASHFLRNVGYFDLAIIDRHVVDFMIRIGAIGKLNAKHLSKKHYMLFEEILRSIASNLNISLGVLDLFIWYHETNTIVK; encoded by the coding sequence GTGCTAAGAAGTCTAGTTCAAGATCCAAAAGTAAGAGTAAGAGTTCTAGAAAGAGTTGAGGAATTTAAGTTAAATAATTCAGCCGACGAAAAAGTCTGGTTTAGAGAGCTCGTTCTATGTCTATTAACTGCAAATTCTTCTTTCATATCCGCATTTAAGGCCTTAACGTGCTTGGGGGATAAGATATATTATGGAACAGAAGATGAGATCAGAAGTATTCTCAAATCATGTAAATATAGATTTTACAATCTAAAGGCGAAATATATAATAATGGCTAGGCAAGACGTTTATGGTAAATTAAAAAGGGAAATTAAACCGATAGCGGATTTTGATCAGCAATTAGCGAGAGAAATATTATTGAAAATTAAAGGCATAGGAATGAAAGAAGCGAGTCATTTTCTCAGAAATGTTGGGTATTTTGATTTAGCTATAATAGATAGACATGTAGTAGATTTCATGATAAGAATAGGAGCTATTGGAAAACTCAATGCTAAACATTTGTCAAAAAAACACTATATGCTTTTTGAAGAAATTCTTAGAAGCATAGCCTCAAATTTAAATATAAGTCTAGGCGTTTTGGATTTATTTATATGGTATCATGAGACCAATACTATAGTTAAGTAG